A section of the Candidatus Omnitrophota bacterium genome encodes:
- the argH gene encoding argininosuccinate lyase, with product MPKKLWGGRFTKKINPLVEEFTKSIQYDFKIAQADIIGSLIHIQILKKNGYLTAEETLELQAALGEIFESIEKGKFKLDIACEDIHTQIQNMLEKKIGDLALKLHTARSRNDQVVFATKLYCKANISEIQDNINALIGSFEKIAGGTDIIIPGLTHMQHAQPIYLKDYFLAFVEMLKRDHVRLGQILGNIKITLGAGALAGTPIDAALYNEGVSEHLKTQKKNLTDIFKVESTVNSVDAVSDRDFVIEILSALSILGMHLSRLSEDLIIWSSAEFDFVEIDESFCTGSSLMPQKKNPDALELIRGYAGRLYGNLVSVLTTMKGLPLTYNRDMQLDKEPLFNSIEIASDELKILTGLIATLKFNKGKIEAQLKDESLYATDLVYYLVDKRIAFKEAHTLVGKLIKYSLDNDIRIKDMPEELLKKFSGKFIKKEIVKLFDPKVSVESKKSIKRK from the coding sequence ATGCCTAAAAAACTTTGGGGTGGACGATTTACCAAGAAGATCAATCCGCTGGTAGAGGAATTCACCAAATCTATTCAGTATGATTTTAAGATCGCGCAAGCCGATATTATCGGCTCGCTTATCCATATTCAGATCTTAAAGAAAAACGGATACCTAACAGCTGAGGAAACCTTGGAGCTCCAGGCCGCGCTGGGAGAAATCTTTGAAAGCATTGAAAAGGGCAAGTTCAAACTCGATATTGCCTGCGAAGATATTCACACGCAAATTCAAAATATGCTGGAAAAAAAGATAGGCGATCTGGCGCTAAAACTTCATACCGCGCGTTCGCGAAACGATCAAGTGGTTTTCGCTACCAAGCTTTACTGCAAGGCGAATATTTCCGAGATCCAGGATAATATCAACGCATTGATCGGCAGTTTCGAAAAGATAGCCGGCGGAACCGACATCATTATTCCAGGACTCACGCATATGCAGCACGCGCAGCCTATTTATCTTAAGGATTATTTTCTAGCCTTTGTGGAAATGCTTAAGCGTGACCATGTGCGCCTCGGGCAGATATTGGGAAATATCAAGATCACCCTCGGCGCCGGCGCTTTAGCCGGAACGCCTATTGACGCGGCGCTTTATAATGAAGGGGTTTCTGAACATCTTAAGACGCAAAAAAAGAACCTGACCGATATCTTTAAGGTTGAATCGACGGTTAATTCGGTCGATGCCGTAAGCGATCGGGATTTTGTGATCGAGATCTTAAGCGCGCTTTCGATTCTAGGCATGCATCTTTCACGGCTTTCGGAAGATCTGATCATTTGGTCATCGGCAGAATTTGATTTTGTGGAAATTGACGAAAGTTTCTGCACCGGAAGCTCTCTGATGCCGCAAAAGAAAAATCCCGACGCGCTGGAACTTATTCGCGGCTATGCGGGGCGGCTGTACGGCAATTTGGTCAGTGTTTTGACGACGATGAAGGGGCTGCCGCTTACGTATAATCGGGATATGCAGCTCGATAAAGAGCCTTTGTTTAATTCCATCGAGATCGCGTCCGATGAGCTTAAGATCTTAACCGGACTAATTGCCACCTTAAAATTCAACAAAGGAAAGATCGAAGCGCAATTAAAAGACGAATCGCTTTATGCCACCGACTTAGTTTACTATTTGGTGGACAAACGAATCGCCTTTAAAGAAGCACACACACTTGTCGGAAAACTGATAAAATATTCACTTGATAATGATATCCGGATCAAGGATATGCCCGAAGAACTACTAAAGAAGTTTTCCGGAAAATTCATCAAAAAAGAAATTGTTAAATTGTTCGACCCAAAGGTATCGGTCGAATCAAAGAAATCCATTAAACGAAAGTAA
- the dapB gene encoding 4-hydroxy-tetrahydrodipicolinate reductase, whose product MIKLAISGCCGRMGARIAELAQQDSEFKILAALEIPNHPKLNTPLGGVKITSNTAAIKGSDVLIEFTSPEATMMHLDECVKTETKMIIGTTGLSADQIKKIKLASKKIPIVFSSNMSVGVNLLFKLVGELAARTAGKYKVKIVEAHHVHKKDAPSGTAKTIAQAIERASKYPVEDIQSIREGEIIGNHDVTFESDVDIITIGHHAKTRDILVQGALVAAKFIAKKKTGLFSMQDVLGLK is encoded by the coding sequence ATGATCAAACTCGCCATTAGTGGTTGTTGCGGAAGGATGGGCGCGCGAATAGCCGAATTAGCCCAGCAAGATTCAGAATTCAAGATTTTGGCCGCTTTAGAGATCCCCAATCATCCAAAGCTCAATACGCCCTTAGGCGGTGTTAAAATAACCTCCAATACCGCCGCCATCAAGGGAAGCGACGTCCTCATCGAATTTACTTCGCCTGAAGCGACCATGATGCATTTAGACGAATGTGTCAAAACCGAAACAAAAATGATCATCGGCACGACAGGTTTATCCGCCGATCAGATCAAAAAAATAAAGCTCGCTTCTAAAAAGATCCCCATCGTTTTTTCCTCCAATATGTCGGTCGGTGTTAATTTGCTTTTTAAGCTAGTCGGAGAATTGGCCGCCAGAACCGCCGGAAAATACAAAGTCAAAATTGTCGAAGCCCATCATGTCCATAAAAAAGACGCACCATCCGGCACCGCCAAAACCATCGCGCAGGCAATAGAACGGGCCAGCAAATACCCGGTTGAAGATATTCAATCCATCCGCGAAGGAGAGATCATCGGCAATCACGACGTCACCTTTGAAAGCGATGTGGACATCATCACCATCGGCCATCACGCTAAAACGCGAGATATCCTTGTTCAAGGAGCTCTTGTCGCCGCCAAGTTCATCGCCAAAAAGAAAACCGGATTGTTTAGTATGCAAGACGTATTGGGGCTGAAGTAA
- the dapA gene encoding 4-hydroxy-tetrahydrodipicolinate synthase, translating into MIKGSIVALATPFSNGRVDEKKIKELVEFQLKNGTNGIVPCGTTGESPTLSTEEHEHVIEVTIKAVNKRVPVIAGTGSNSTSEAIVLTQHAEKSGADAALIVSPYYNKPTQKGLYLHFNEIAKNTKLPIILYNIMGRTGVNIEPVTMAKLAADCKNIVGVKEASGSLEQMAAVRKLCGPKFILLSGDDALTLPLLSLGGMGVISVVANIVPADVSALISAFNEGNLKKAQEIHYKLLPLVKAMFLETNPIPVKTAMGLMGLCEGSLRLPLCEMSDENLAKLKIALKEYGLLK; encoded by the coding sequence ATGATTAAGGGCTCGATCGTTGCGCTCGCCACACCGTTTTCAAACGGCCGCGTGGATGAGAAAAAAATCAAAGAGCTGGTGGAGTTTCAGCTTAAAAACGGCACCAATGGCATTGTCCCGTGCGGAACAACCGGAGAATCCCCGACACTTTCTACCGAAGAGCACGAACACGTCATCGAAGTCACCATCAAAGCCGTCAATAAACGTGTTCCTGTCATTGCCGGAACCGGTTCTAACTCCACGTCTGAGGCCATCGTTTTAACACAACACGCCGAGAAATCCGGCGCCGATGCCGCTTTGATCGTTTCGCCTTATTATAATAAGCCGACACAAAAAGGGCTTTATTTGCATTTTAATGAGATCGCCAAGAATACCAAGCTTCCTATCATCCTTTACAATATTATGGGCCGCACCGGAGTTAACATCGAACCTGTCACCATGGCAAAACTTGCCGCGGATTGTAAAAATATTGTCGGTGTCAAAGAAGCCTCAGGTTCTTTGGAGCAAATGGCCGCCGTGCGCAAACTTTGCGGGCCGAAATTTATCTTACTTTCCGGAGATGACGCCTTAACACTTCCGCTTTTAAGCTTAGGCGGGATGGGTGTTATTTCGGTTGTAGCTAACATTGTTCCGGCGGATGTTTCCGCGCTGATCAGCGCCTTCAACGAAGGAAACTTGAAAAAGGCGCAAGAGATCCACTATAAATTACTGCCTTTAGTCAAAGCGATGTTTCTGGAAACCAATCCTATTCCGGTTAAAACCGCCATGGGGCTTATGGGCCTTTGCGAAGGGAGTTTACGCCTGCCGCTTTGTGAAATGTCAGATGAAAATTTAGCGAAACTTAAAATAGCCTTAAAAGAATACGGATTGCTAAAGTAA
- a CDS encoding CPXCG motif-containing cysteine-rich protein, producing MDVLNEKEFFCPYCGSCNTITLEPGQGKEYELITDCEICCRPIVVSIKMIGEEAEITARAENE from the coding sequence ATGGATGTCTTAAACGAAAAAGAATTTTTCTGCCCTTATTGCGGCAGTTGTAATACGATAACACTGGAACCGGGACAGGGAAAAGAGTACGAATTGATCACCGATTGTGAAATTTGCTGCCGGCCAATCGTTGTTTCCATAAAAATGATCGGCGAAGAGGCAGAGATCACCGCCCGCGCGGAAAATGAGTAG
- the dapF gene encoding diaminopimelate epimerase produces MKKIAFTKMQGAGNDFAVIEHAKGNLRALAQKMCHRKFGIGADGILVLGKSKKTDYRMRIFNSDGSEAEMCGNGVRCLASYIVRNKNPKKKIFGIETLAGIIYCEAKNGVAQAHLSAPKNYASNITLNIFGRALKVNFIDTGVPHAVVFVDSLEKIDVERIAPQIRWHKKFAPRGANVNFVEQVGKNFINVRTFERGVEGETLACGTGSVASAAIAFLKANPNAQNAKQIVKVLTKGGETLLVTVELINGKVQNVWLKGKTDFVSEGVYYDD; encoded by the coding sequence ATGAAAAAAATAGCTTTCACGAAAATGCAGGGTGCCGGAAATGATTTCGCGGTCATTGAACACGCGAAAGGGAATTTGCGCGCGCTGGCACAAAAGATGTGCCATCGTAAATTCGGAATAGGCGCGGACGGGATTTTGGTTTTAGGAAAATCTAAAAAAACCGATTACCGTATGCGCATTTTCAATTCTGATGGCAGCGAGGCCGAGATGTGCGGCAACGGCGTACGCTGTTTGGCGAGCTATATCGTCCGAAATAAAAATCCAAAAAAGAAAATATTCGGCATTGAAACCTTAGCCGGAATTATTTACTGCGAAGCTAAAAACGGTGTCGCGCAGGCGCATTTAAGCGCGCCCAAAAATTACGCTTCCAACATCACGCTCAACATTTTTGGGCGCGCTTTAAAAGTCAACTTTATCGACACCGGCGTGCCGCACGCGGTCGTCTTTGTCGATTCTTTAGAAAAAATTGACGTGGAAAGAATCGCGCCGCAAATTCGTTGGCATAAAAAGTTCGCGCCCCGTGGCGCCAATGTCAATTTTGTGGAGCAGGTCGGGAAAAACTTTATTAACGTGCGTACCTTTGAACGCGGCGTGGAAGGTGAAACCTTAGCCTGCGGGACCGGAAGTGTCGCATCCGCCGCTATCGCATTTTTAAAAGCAAATCCGAATGCGCAAAACGCAAAACAAATCGTTAAAGTTTTAACAAAAGGCGGAGAAACTCTTCTTGTCACCGTCGAACTCATTAACGGAAAAGTCCAGAATGTTTGGCTAAAAGGAAAAACCGATTTTGTATCGGAAGGAGTTTATTACGATGATTAA
- the lysA gene encoding diaminopimelate decarboxylase, giving the protein MHDFLFKNNELYCEKVKVSTIAQKAGTPLYIYSRKTLVDHFTKIKKAFAPVAPTICFAMKSNDNLSVVKTLLNEGAGLDIVSGGELQKALKLGANPQKVVFASVGKTEAEITLAIRTGILFFNVESVPELDEINRIAKRLKKVTQVALRINPDVEAATHHFVTTGTLKNKFGIDLRSARQIFKSRGKYSNIKINGLHVHIGSQITTSAPFITAIKKVLEFIQTLRNDGIVLEYLDIGGGLGIIYRDEKPQTAQEFANAVLPLLQKTGLKVIMEPGRFIVGNAGIFVTRVLYIKDNGFKKFMIVDGGMNDLIRPSLYHAYHEIVPIKKTNAKPQTFDVVGPVCESGDFFAKDRKLPTVKKDALLAVMSAGAYGFAMSSNYNARPRSAEVLVDGNKFAVVRKRETFKDLIRGEVIPGFLK; this is encoded by the coding sequence ATGCACGATTTTTTATTTAAAAACAACGAGCTTTACTGCGAAAAAGTGAAAGTTTCCACGATCGCCCAAAAAGCTGGAACGCCGCTTTATATTTACAGCCGCAAAACGCTAGTCGATCATTTCACTAAAATCAAAAAGGCGTTCGCGCCGGTCGCGCCAACCATTTGTTTTGCCATGAAATCGAACGACAATTTATCGGTCGTTAAGACACTTCTTAACGAAGGCGCTGGTTTAGATATCGTTTCCGGTGGGGAACTTCAAAAAGCGTTAAAGCTTGGCGCGAACCCACAAAAAGTCGTTTTTGCATCCGTAGGTAAAACGGAAGCTGAAATTACCTTGGCCATTCGTACCGGAATTTTATTTTTTAATGTCGAATCCGTTCCGGAACTCGATGAAATAAACCGTATCGCGAAAAGATTAAAGAAAGTAACGCAAGTAGCGCTTCGCATCAATCCGGATGTCGAAGCAGCCACGCACCACTTTGTCACCACGGGAACGCTAAAAAATAAGTTTGGAATTGATCTGCGCTCGGCGCGCCAGATCTTTAAATCGCGCGGAAAATATTCCAACATAAAGATCAACGGGCTTCATGTCCATATCGGTTCACAGATAACGACATCAGCGCCTTTTATCACCGCCATCAAAAAAGTTTTGGAATTTATCCAAACCTTGCGCAATGACGGGATCGTTTTGGAATATTTGGATATCGGCGGAGGCCTAGGCATTATTTACAGAGACGAAAAACCGCAAACCGCGCAGGAATTTGCTAATGCGGTGTTGCCGCTTTTGCAAAAAACAGGGCTTAAAGTCATTATGGAGCCCGGCCGGTTTATTGTCGGCAATGCCGGGATTTTTGTCACCCGGGTTTTATATATCAAAGATAATGGCTTTAAGAAATTCATGATCGTTGATGGTGGGATGAACGACCTTATTCGTCCGTCTTTGTATCACGCGTATCATGAAATTGTTCCTATTAAGAAAACAAACGCGAAGCCGCAAACCTTTGATGTGGTTGGCCCGGTTTGCGAAAGCGGGGACTTTTTTGCCAAAGACCGAAAACTTCCCACCGTTAAAAAAGATGCTCTTTTGGCGGTGATGAGCGCCGGAGCTTATGGATTTGCTATGTCGAGTAATTATAACGCGCGTCCACGCAGCGCCGAAGTTCTGGTGGATGGAAATAAATTTGCTGTTGTTCGTAAAAGAGAAACATTCAAGGATCTCATTCGTGGAGAAGTGATCCCGGGGTTTTTAAAATGA
- the argF gene encoding ornithine carbamoyltransferase has protein sequence MKRDLIAVQDLSTEELKQIFSLSKDVKQNKEKFSGFLKGKTIAMVFQKPSNRTRVSFEVGVWQLGGNCVYLGPEEINLGKRESTSDVAKTLSRYVGGIVARTFSHQDVIDLAKFASVPVINGLSDLAHPCQALADIFSIEEKFGDVKGLTLAYVGDGNNVCNSLIFGCALMGMNISIASPKGYEPNAAYVKSAKRFSDKNGSAIEVSNDPQKTVKDADVIYADTWVSMGQEAESKKRLKDFDGFQIDAKLAGKAKKNYIFMHCLPAHRGQEVTDDIIDGKHSIIFDQAENRMHVQKAVLMFLLGGTK, from the coding sequence ATGAAACGTGATTTAATAGCCGTACAAGACCTATCGACGGAAGAATTAAAGCAAATTTTTTCTTTATCAAAAGATGTTAAGCAAAATAAAGAAAAATTTTCCGGATTTCTTAAAGGAAAAACGATTGCCATGGTTTTTCAAAAACCTTCTAACCGAACGCGCGTTTCTTTTGAAGTCGGTGTTTGGCAATTAGGCGGAAACTGTGTTTATCTCGGCCCGGAAGAGATCAATTTAGGAAAACGCGAATCAACATCCGATGTGGCGAAAACACTGTCGCGCTATGTCGGCGGGATCGTCGCGCGGACATTTTCGCACCAAGATGTGATTGACTTAGCAAAGTTCGCTTCGGTTCCGGTTATTAACGGGCTTTCAGATCTAGCGCATCCGTGCCAAGCCCTGGCTGATATCTTTTCTATTGAAGAAAAATTCGGGGACGTTAAAGGATTAACGCTCGCTTACGTCGGCGACGGCAATAATGTGTGCAATTCGCTTATCTTCGGCTGTGCTTTGATGGGAATGAATATTTCCATCGCATCGCCCAAAGGATATGAGCCGAATGCCGCTTACGTTAAAAGCGCAAAACGTTTTTCCGATAAAAACGGCTCCGCGATCGAAGTCAGCAATGACCCGCAAAAGACAGTCAAAGACGCGGATGTCATTTACGCCGATACTTGGGTAAGCATGGGCCAGGAAGCAGAAAGCAAAAAACGCCTCAAAGATTTTGACGGATTTCAAATTGACGCCAAGCTTGCGGGCAAAGCCAAGAAAAATTATATTTTTATGCATTGCTTGCCGGCGCATCGAGGGCAAGAAGTTACGGACGACATTATTGACGGAAAACATTCCATTATTTTTGATCAAGCGGAAAACCGAATGCATGTACAAAAAGCAGTTTTGATGTTTCTATTAGGGGGCACAAAATGA
- a CDS encoding argininosuccinate synthase gives MKKVVLAYSGGLDTSCAITWLNKKGYDVIAFIADVGQGENFSQIKKRALATGASKVYVLDLTKEFVEEYVFAALKAGAVYEGKYLLATALSRPLIAKYQVEIAKKENASAIAHGCTGKGNDQVRFEVTARILNPKLEIIAPVRIWEFKTREDEIDYAKENKIPVDVTKKKVYSIDKNIYGISIECGILENPWIEPPEDAYQITKSPLKAPNKPTYIEIDFEKGIPVKLNGKAHNSVSMISKLNDLGAKNGIGRVDMVENRLVGIKSREIYEAPAATILHFAHKELEALVLDRETLHQKEIVAHKYAELIYYGLWETPLKGQLDAYIEKTQSKVSGTVRLKLYKGNCIVAGRKSPHSLYKEELATYGEKDVFDQKLAEGFIKIFGLPY, from the coding sequence ATGAAAAAAGTTGTTTTAGCATATTCAGGCGGATTAGATACCTCTTGCGCCATCACTTGGCTCAATAAAAAAGGTTACGACGTCATTGCCTTTATCGCCGATGTCGGCCAAGGCGAGAATTTTTCCCAAATCAAAAAACGCGCTCTGGCGACCGGAGCATCCAAGGTATATGTTTTGGACCTTACAAAAGAATTTGTGGAAGAATATGTTTTTGCCGCCCTTAAAGCCGGAGCAGTTTATGAAGGGAAATATCTTTTAGCCACCGCTTTGTCGCGGCCTTTGATCGCCAAATACCAAGTGGAAATTGCTAAAAAGGAAAATGCCTCGGCAATCGCTCACGGCTGTACCGGTAAGGGAAACGATCAAGTGCGCTTTGAAGTGACCGCGCGGATCTTAAATCCAAAGCTCGAGATCATAGCGCCCGTTCGTATTTGGGAATTTAAAACACGGGAAGACGAAATTGACTATGCCAAAGAAAATAAAATTCCCGTTGATGTCACCAAGAAAAAAGTGTACTCCATCGATAAAAATATTTACGGTATTTCTATCGAATGCGGAATTTTAGAAAATCCTTGGATAGAACCGCCGGAAGACGCGTACCAGATCACAAAAAGCCCTTTAAAAGCGCCAAATAAGCCGACCTATATTGAAATTGATTTTGAAAAGGGAATTCCGGTTAAGCTCAACGGTAAAGCGCATAATTCCGTTTCCATGATTTCAAAACTAAACGATCTTGGCGCGAAAAACGGTATCGGCCGGGTAGATATGGTTGAAAATCGATTGGTGGGAATAAAATCGCGGGAAATTTACGAAGCGCCCGCCGCAACGATCTTGCATTTTGCTCACAAAGAGTTAGAGGCGCTGGTCTTAGACCGAGAGACGCTTCATCAAAAAGAGATCGTAGCGCACAAATACGCGGAATTAATTTATTACGGGCTTTGGGAAACGCCTCTAAAGGGCCAGCTCGACGCATACATTGAAAAAACTCAAAGTAAAGTCAGCGGTACCGTGCGCCTGAAGCTTTACAAAGGAAATTGTATCGTGGCGGGACGAAAATCACCGCATTCGCTTTACAAGGAAGAATTAGCCACCTACGGCGAGAAAGATGTTTTTGATCAAAAGCTCGCCGAAGGGTTTATTAAAATTTTTGGGTTACCTTATTAA